One genomic segment of Coffea arabica cultivar ET-39 chromosome 6e, Coffea Arabica ET-39 HiFi, whole genome shotgun sequence includes these proteins:
- the LOC140009377 gene encoding DExH-box ATP-dependent RNA helicase DExH1-like isoform X2 — protein MRNRSWWNNGKDRKNHAYNKGRALVVSKVPLPNYRADLDEHHGSTKQEIRMSSEIETKVGQLLNYSQVGIPVDKSSSTSSHTPKGSSNVLELAKPPHMSETDASNEKLSLELKRRQEELRESESVKAMLSFREKLPAFKVKHEFLKAIALNQVLVVSGETGCGKTTQLPQFILEEEVSSQRGANCNIMCTQPRRISAISVAARISSERGDNLGETVGYQIRLEANRSAQTRLLFCTTGVLLRQLVQDPYLKGVSHLLVDEIHERGMNEDFLLIILRDLLPRRPDLRLILMSATINADLFSRYFGNAPTIHIPGLVFPVAELFLEDVLERTCYCIKSESDNIPGNPRGRRRQQQEFKRDPLTELFEDADINTQYKSYSAGTRQSLEAWSGAKLDLGLVEATIEYICRHEGDGAILVFLTGWDDISKLLDKVKANNFLGDSRKFLVLPVHGSMPTINQREIFDRPPPSMRKIVLATNIAESSITIDDVIYVIDCGKAKETSYDALNKLACLLPSWISKASAHQRRGRAGRVQPGLCYRLYPKLIFDAMPQYQLPEILRTPLQELCLHIKSLGQGDISSFLAKALQPPDSLAVQNAIELLKTIGALDDFEELTPLGRHLCTLPLDPNIGKMLLMGSIFQCLNPALTIAAALAYRDPFVLPINRKEEADAAKRSFAGDSCSDHIALLKAFEGWKAAKRNGAERAFCWENFLSMVTLQMMDDMRKQFLDLLSDIGFVDKSHGANAYNKYSDDLEMVCAILCAGLYPNVVQCKRRGKRTALYTKEVGKVDIHPASVNAGVHLFPLPYMVYSEKVKTTSIYMRDSTNISDYALLMFGGSLIPSKSGNGIEMLGGYLHFSASESILDLIRKLRGELDKLLNRKIEEPGLDISSEGQGVVAAVVELLHNQNVRY, from the exons ATGAGGAACAGGAGTTGGTGGAACAATGGAAAGGACAGAAAAAA CCATGCTTATAATAAGGGAAGAGCACTTGTTGTCAGCAAAGTTCCATTGCCAAACTACAGGGCTGATTTAGATGAGCATCACGGATCAACGAAGCAGGAG ATACGGATGTCTAGCGAGATTGAGACAAAAGTTGGACAATTATTGAATTATTCACAAGTTGGAATACCTGTTGATAAGTCCTCTTCTACATCCTCTCATACGCCAAAAGGATCATCTAATGTTTTAGAGTTGGCAAAGCCTCCACATATGTCTGAGACTGATGCTTCCAACGAGAAACTTAGTCTTGAACTTAAACGGAGGCAAGAAGAGCTAAGG GAGAGTGAGAGTGTGAAGGCAATGCTCTCATTCAGGGAGAAGCTTCCTGCATTTAAAGTAAAACATGAGTTCTTGAAGGCCATTGCATTAAATCAG GTATTGGTTGTCTCTGGGGAAACAGGTTGTGGCAAGACAACCCAGCTTCCTCAGTTTATTTTGGAGGAAGAGGTTTCATCTCAACGTGGTGCAAATTGCAACATAATGTGCACGCAACCCCGTCGCATTTCTGCAATATCAGTTGCTGCTCGAATATCCTCTGAAAGGGGGGATAACCTTGGTGAAACTGTAGGCTACCAGATCCGACTGGAGGCAAATCGTTCTGCTCAGACAAGATTGTTATTTTGCACCACAGGAGTACTACTTAGGCAATTG GTTCAGGACCCTTATCTTAAAGGAGTTAGCCATTTACTGGTAGATGAGATCCATGAAAGAGGCATGAATGAAGATTTTCTTCTAATAATATTAAGGGACCTACTTCCTCGTCGGCCTGATCTACGGCTTATTTTAATGAGTGCTACAATTAATGCTGATctattttctagatattttggAAATGCACCAACAATTCATATCCCA GGATTGGTGTTTCCTGTGGCAGAACTATTTTTGGAAGACGTATTAGAGAGAACTTGCTACTGTATTAAGTCAGAATCTGACAACATTCCTGGAAATCCCAGGGGAAGGCGGCGGCAACAACAAGAATTTAAGAGAGATCCTTTAACAGAATTATTTGAG GATGCAGATATTAATACTCAGTACAAAAGCTACAGTGCTGGAACAAGACAATCTCTTGAAGCTTGGTCTGGGGCAAAGCTTGATCTAGGTCTT GTAGAAGCTACTATAGAATATATTTGTCGCCATGAAGGTGATGGTGCAATTCTTGTGTTCCTCACTGGTTGGGATGATATTTCTAAGCTGCTTGATAAAGTGAAAGCAAACAACTTTCTTGGGGATTCTCGCAAGTTTTTAGTCCTTCCTGTTCATGGTTCAATGCCTACTATCAATCAACGTGAAATTTTTGATCGTCCACCTCCTAGTATGAG GAAAATTGTGCTGGCAACTAACATAGCTGAGAGTAGTATCACTATAGATGATGTCATATATGTTATagactgtggaaaggcaaaggAGACCAGTTATGATGCTCTTAACAAATTGGCTTGTCTCCTCCCTTCCTGGATTTCAAAAGCTTCAGCGCATCAG AGACGTGGGCGTGCCGGACGTGTTCAACCTGGACTCTGTTACAGATTATATccgaaattaatttttgatgcTATGCCTCAGTATCAACTTCCTGAAATACTTCGAACACCTTTGCAAGAGCTATGTCTTCATATCAAGAGCTTGGGCCAAGGAGATATTAGTTCATTTTTGGCCAAGGCACTTCAGCCTCCAGATTCCCTTGCTGTTCAGAATGCCATTGAACTTCTGAAGACAATTGGAGCTTTGGATGACTTTGAAGAGCTTACTCCACTTG GACGTCATCTCTGCACGCTGCCCTTGGACCCAAATATCGGAAAGATGCTTCTCATGGGTTCCATATTCCAGTGCCTTAATCCAGCATTAACAATTGCTGCTGCTCTTGCATATCGTGACCCATTTGTCCTTCCAATTAATAGGAAAGAGGAAGCTGATGCAGCGAAAAGATCTTTTGCTGGTGATTCCTGCAG CGACCACATTGCACTTCTCAAAGCATTTGAAGGATGGAAGGCTGCTAAACGCAATGGGGCTGAAAGGGCTTTCTGCTGGGAGAATTTCTTGTCAATGGTGACCCTACAAATGATGGATGATATGAGGAAACAGTTTCTAGATCTTCTATCAGACATCGGTTTTGTTGATAAATCACATGGCGCCAAT GCTTATAATAAATACAGTGATGATTTGGAAATGGTATGTGCAATCCTCTGTGCTGGGCTCTATCCAAATGTGGTGCAATGCAAACGAAGAGGGAAGAGGACAGCTCTTTACACTAAAGAAGTTGGAAAAGTTGATATTCACCCTGCATCTGTAAATGCTGGTGTTCATCTTTTTCCTCTTCCTTACATGGTTTACAGTGAAAAGGTCAAAACCACCAGCATTTACATGAGAGACTCAACAAACATATCAGATTATGCTCTACTAATGTTTGGTGGCAGCCTCATTCCAAGCAAAAGTGGAAATGGAATTGAAATGCTTGGGGGATATCTTCACTTTTCTGCATCAGAGAGCATATTAGACTTGATAAGG AAATTACGTGGGGAACTTGACAAGCTTCTGAACAGGAAGATTGAGGAGCCTGGGCTAGACATATCCTCCGAAGGACAGGGAGTAGTTGCCGCCGTTGTGGAGTTGCTACATAATCAAAATGTCCGATACTAG
- the LOC140009377 gene encoding DExH-box ATP-dependent RNA helicase DExH1-like isoform X3 produces the protein MERTEKKSHAYNKGRALVVSKVPLPNYRADLDEHHGSTKQEIRMSSEIETKVGQLLNYSQVGIPVDKSSSTSSHTPKGSSNVLELAKPPHMSETDASNEKLSLELKRRQEELRESESVKAMLSFREKLPAFKVKHEFLKAIALNQVLVVSGETGCGKTTQLPQFILEEEVSSQRGANCNIMCTQPRRISAISVAARISSERGDNLGETVGYQIRLEANRSAQTRLLFCTTGVLLRQLVQDPYLKGVSHLLVDEIHERGMNEDFLLIILRDLLPRRPDLRLILMSATINADLFSRYFGNAPTIHIPGLVFPVAELFLEDVLERTCYCIKSESDNIPGNPRGRRRQQQEFKRDPLTELFEDADINTQYKSYSAGTRQSLEAWSGAKLDLGLVEATIEYICRHEGDGAILVFLTGWDDISKLLDKVKANNFLGDSRKFLVLPVHGSMPTINQREIFDRPPPSMRKIVLATNIAESSITIDDVIYVIDCGKAKETSYDALNKLACLLPSWISKASAHQRRGRAGRVQPGLCYRLYPKLIFDAMPQYQLPEILRTPLQELCLHIKSLGQGDISSFLAKALQPPDSLAVQNAIELLKTIGALDDFEELTPLGRHLCTLPLDPNIGKMLLMGSIFQCLNPALTIAAALAYRDPFVLPINRKEEADAAKRSFAGDSCSDHIALLKAFEGWKAAKRNGAERAFCWENFLSMVTLQMMDDMRKQFLDLLSDIGFVDKSHGANAYNKYSDDLEMVCAILCAGLYPNVVQCKRRGKRTALYTKEVGKVDIHPASVNAGVHLFPLPYMVYSEKVKTTSIYMRDSTNISDYALLMFGGSLIPSKSGNGIEMLGGYLHFSASESILDLIRKLRGELDKLLNRKIEEPGLDISSEGQGVVAAVVELLHNQNVRY, from the exons ATGGAAAGGACAGAAAAAA AAAGCCATGCTTATAATAAGGGAAGAGCACTTGTTGTCAGCAAAGTTCCATTGCCAAACTACAGGGCTGATTTAGATGAGCATCACGGATCAACGAAGCAGGAG ATACGGATGTCTAGCGAGATTGAGACAAAAGTTGGACAATTATTGAATTATTCACAAGTTGGAATACCTGTTGATAAGTCCTCTTCTACATCCTCTCATACGCCAAAAGGATCATCTAATGTTTTAGAGTTGGCAAAGCCTCCACATATGTCTGAGACTGATGCTTCCAACGAGAAACTTAGTCTTGAACTTAAACGGAGGCAAGAAGAGCTAAGG GAGAGTGAGAGTGTGAAGGCAATGCTCTCATTCAGGGAGAAGCTTCCTGCATTTAAAGTAAAACATGAGTTCTTGAAGGCCATTGCATTAAATCAG GTATTGGTTGTCTCTGGGGAAACAGGTTGTGGCAAGACAACCCAGCTTCCTCAGTTTATTTTGGAGGAAGAGGTTTCATCTCAACGTGGTGCAAATTGCAACATAATGTGCACGCAACCCCGTCGCATTTCTGCAATATCAGTTGCTGCTCGAATATCCTCTGAAAGGGGGGATAACCTTGGTGAAACTGTAGGCTACCAGATCCGACTGGAGGCAAATCGTTCTGCTCAGACAAGATTGTTATTTTGCACCACAGGAGTACTACTTAGGCAATTG GTTCAGGACCCTTATCTTAAAGGAGTTAGCCATTTACTGGTAGATGAGATCCATGAAAGAGGCATGAATGAAGATTTTCTTCTAATAATATTAAGGGACCTACTTCCTCGTCGGCCTGATCTACGGCTTATTTTAATGAGTGCTACAATTAATGCTGATctattttctagatattttggAAATGCACCAACAATTCATATCCCA GGATTGGTGTTTCCTGTGGCAGAACTATTTTTGGAAGACGTATTAGAGAGAACTTGCTACTGTATTAAGTCAGAATCTGACAACATTCCTGGAAATCCCAGGGGAAGGCGGCGGCAACAACAAGAATTTAAGAGAGATCCTTTAACAGAATTATTTGAG GATGCAGATATTAATACTCAGTACAAAAGCTACAGTGCTGGAACAAGACAATCTCTTGAAGCTTGGTCTGGGGCAAAGCTTGATCTAGGTCTT GTAGAAGCTACTATAGAATATATTTGTCGCCATGAAGGTGATGGTGCAATTCTTGTGTTCCTCACTGGTTGGGATGATATTTCTAAGCTGCTTGATAAAGTGAAAGCAAACAACTTTCTTGGGGATTCTCGCAAGTTTTTAGTCCTTCCTGTTCATGGTTCAATGCCTACTATCAATCAACGTGAAATTTTTGATCGTCCACCTCCTAGTATGAG GAAAATTGTGCTGGCAACTAACATAGCTGAGAGTAGTATCACTATAGATGATGTCATATATGTTATagactgtggaaaggcaaaggAGACCAGTTATGATGCTCTTAACAAATTGGCTTGTCTCCTCCCTTCCTGGATTTCAAAAGCTTCAGCGCATCAG AGACGTGGGCGTGCCGGACGTGTTCAACCTGGACTCTGTTACAGATTATATccgaaattaatttttgatgcTATGCCTCAGTATCAACTTCCTGAAATACTTCGAACACCTTTGCAAGAGCTATGTCTTCATATCAAGAGCTTGGGCCAAGGAGATATTAGTTCATTTTTGGCCAAGGCACTTCAGCCTCCAGATTCCCTTGCTGTTCAGAATGCCATTGAACTTCTGAAGACAATTGGAGCTTTGGATGACTTTGAAGAGCTTACTCCACTTG GACGTCATCTCTGCACGCTGCCCTTGGACCCAAATATCGGAAAGATGCTTCTCATGGGTTCCATATTCCAGTGCCTTAATCCAGCATTAACAATTGCTGCTGCTCTTGCATATCGTGACCCATTTGTCCTTCCAATTAATAGGAAAGAGGAAGCTGATGCAGCGAAAAGATCTTTTGCTGGTGATTCCTGCAG CGACCACATTGCACTTCTCAAAGCATTTGAAGGATGGAAGGCTGCTAAACGCAATGGGGCTGAAAGGGCTTTCTGCTGGGAGAATTTCTTGTCAATGGTGACCCTACAAATGATGGATGATATGAGGAAACAGTTTCTAGATCTTCTATCAGACATCGGTTTTGTTGATAAATCACATGGCGCCAAT GCTTATAATAAATACAGTGATGATTTGGAAATGGTATGTGCAATCCTCTGTGCTGGGCTCTATCCAAATGTGGTGCAATGCAAACGAAGAGGGAAGAGGACAGCTCTTTACACTAAAGAAGTTGGAAAAGTTGATATTCACCCTGCATCTGTAAATGCTGGTGTTCATCTTTTTCCTCTTCCTTACATGGTTTACAGTGAAAAGGTCAAAACCACCAGCATTTACATGAGAGACTCAACAAACATATCAGATTATGCTCTACTAATGTTTGGTGGCAGCCTCATTCCAAGCAAAAGTGGAAATGGAATTGAAATGCTTGGGGGATATCTTCACTTTTCTGCATCAGAGAGCATATTAGACTTGATAAGG AAATTACGTGGGGAACTTGACAAGCTTCTGAACAGGAAGATTGAGGAGCCTGGGCTAGACATATCCTCCGAAGGACAGGGAGTAGTTGCCGCCGTTGTGGAGTTGCTACATAATCAAAATGTCCGATACTAG
- the LOC140009377 gene encoding DExH-box ATP-dependent RNA helicase DExH1-like isoform X1 translates to MSVGFRNRSFLGLLFRKFPSSIAPPTATLAFSTARISSLAMSYRPNHQGGRRGGGGQRGGGRGRGGGGRGGRGGEQRWWDPVWRAERLRQQAAEMEVMDENEWWGKMEQMKRGGEQEMVIKRKFRREDQEIMADMAYQLGLYFHAYNKGRALVVSKVPLPNYRADLDEHHGSTKQEIRMSSEIETKVGQLLNYSQVGIPVDKSSSTSSHTPKGSSNVLELAKPPHMSETDASNEKLSLELKRRQEELRESESVKAMLSFREKLPAFKVKHEFLKAIALNQVLVVSGETGCGKTTQLPQFILEEEVSSQRGANCNIMCTQPRRISAISVAARISSERGDNLGETVGYQIRLEANRSAQTRLLFCTTGVLLRQLVQDPYLKGVSHLLVDEIHERGMNEDFLLIILRDLLPRRPDLRLILMSATINADLFSRYFGNAPTIHIPGLVFPVAELFLEDVLERTCYCIKSESDNIPGNPRGRRRQQQEFKRDPLTELFEDADINTQYKSYSAGTRQSLEAWSGAKLDLGLVEATIEYICRHEGDGAILVFLTGWDDISKLLDKVKANNFLGDSRKFLVLPVHGSMPTINQREIFDRPPPSMRKIVLATNIAESSITIDDVIYVIDCGKAKETSYDALNKLACLLPSWISKASAHQRRGRAGRVQPGLCYRLYPKLIFDAMPQYQLPEILRTPLQELCLHIKSLGQGDISSFLAKALQPPDSLAVQNAIELLKTIGALDDFEELTPLGRHLCTLPLDPNIGKMLLMGSIFQCLNPALTIAAALAYRDPFVLPINRKEEADAAKRSFAGDSCSDHIALLKAFEGWKAAKRNGAERAFCWENFLSMVTLQMMDDMRKQFLDLLSDIGFVDKSHGANAYNKYSDDLEMVCAILCAGLYPNVVQCKRRGKRTALYTKEVGKVDIHPASVNAGVHLFPLPYMVYSEKVKTTSIYMRDSTNISDYALLMFGGSLIPSKSGNGIEMLGGYLHFSASESILDLIRKLRGELDKLLNRKIEEPGLDISSEGQGVVAAVVELLHNQNVRY, encoded by the exons ATGTCAGTGGGTTTCCGCAACCGTTCTTTTCTCGGACTCCTCTTTCGCAAGTTCCCCTCATCCATCGCACCGCCTACTGCGACGTTAGCATTCAGTACCGCTCGAATCTCATCCCTCGCCATGTCATATCGCCCGAATCACCAAGGAGGTCGTCGTGGCGGCGGAGGGCAGCGTGGTGGTGGACGAGGGAGAGGTGGCGGTGGTCGAGGCGGACGTGGTGGTGAACAGCGCTGGTGGGACCCCGTTTGGAGAGCCGAACGACTCCGACAACAAGCGGCTGAG ATGGAGGTGATGGACGAGAATGAGTGGTGGGGAAAGATGGAGCAAATGAAGAGAGGAGGAGAACAGGAGATGGTTATAAAGCGTAAATTTAGAAGAGAGGACCAAGAAATAATGGCTGATATGGCCTATCAGTTGGGGCTCTACTT CCATGCTTATAATAAGGGAAGAGCACTTGTTGTCAGCAAAGTTCCATTGCCAAACTACAGGGCTGATTTAGATGAGCATCACGGATCAACGAAGCAGGAG ATACGGATGTCTAGCGAGATTGAGACAAAAGTTGGACAATTATTGAATTATTCACAAGTTGGAATACCTGTTGATAAGTCCTCTTCTACATCCTCTCATACGCCAAAAGGATCATCTAATGTTTTAGAGTTGGCAAAGCCTCCACATATGTCTGAGACTGATGCTTCCAACGAGAAACTTAGTCTTGAACTTAAACGGAGGCAAGAAGAGCTAAGG GAGAGTGAGAGTGTGAAGGCAATGCTCTCATTCAGGGAGAAGCTTCCTGCATTTAAAGTAAAACATGAGTTCTTGAAGGCCATTGCATTAAATCAG GTATTGGTTGTCTCTGGGGAAACAGGTTGTGGCAAGACAACCCAGCTTCCTCAGTTTATTTTGGAGGAAGAGGTTTCATCTCAACGTGGTGCAAATTGCAACATAATGTGCACGCAACCCCGTCGCATTTCTGCAATATCAGTTGCTGCTCGAATATCCTCTGAAAGGGGGGATAACCTTGGTGAAACTGTAGGCTACCAGATCCGACTGGAGGCAAATCGTTCTGCTCAGACAAGATTGTTATTTTGCACCACAGGAGTACTACTTAGGCAATTG GTTCAGGACCCTTATCTTAAAGGAGTTAGCCATTTACTGGTAGATGAGATCCATGAAAGAGGCATGAATGAAGATTTTCTTCTAATAATATTAAGGGACCTACTTCCTCGTCGGCCTGATCTACGGCTTATTTTAATGAGTGCTACAATTAATGCTGATctattttctagatattttggAAATGCACCAACAATTCATATCCCA GGATTGGTGTTTCCTGTGGCAGAACTATTTTTGGAAGACGTATTAGAGAGAACTTGCTACTGTATTAAGTCAGAATCTGACAACATTCCTGGAAATCCCAGGGGAAGGCGGCGGCAACAACAAGAATTTAAGAGAGATCCTTTAACAGAATTATTTGAG GATGCAGATATTAATACTCAGTACAAAAGCTACAGTGCTGGAACAAGACAATCTCTTGAAGCTTGGTCTGGGGCAAAGCTTGATCTAGGTCTT GTAGAAGCTACTATAGAATATATTTGTCGCCATGAAGGTGATGGTGCAATTCTTGTGTTCCTCACTGGTTGGGATGATATTTCTAAGCTGCTTGATAAAGTGAAAGCAAACAACTTTCTTGGGGATTCTCGCAAGTTTTTAGTCCTTCCTGTTCATGGTTCAATGCCTACTATCAATCAACGTGAAATTTTTGATCGTCCACCTCCTAGTATGAG GAAAATTGTGCTGGCAACTAACATAGCTGAGAGTAGTATCACTATAGATGATGTCATATATGTTATagactgtggaaaggcaaaggAGACCAGTTATGATGCTCTTAACAAATTGGCTTGTCTCCTCCCTTCCTGGATTTCAAAAGCTTCAGCGCATCAG AGACGTGGGCGTGCCGGACGTGTTCAACCTGGACTCTGTTACAGATTATATccgaaattaatttttgatgcTATGCCTCAGTATCAACTTCCTGAAATACTTCGAACACCTTTGCAAGAGCTATGTCTTCATATCAAGAGCTTGGGCCAAGGAGATATTAGTTCATTTTTGGCCAAGGCACTTCAGCCTCCAGATTCCCTTGCTGTTCAGAATGCCATTGAACTTCTGAAGACAATTGGAGCTTTGGATGACTTTGAAGAGCTTACTCCACTTG GACGTCATCTCTGCACGCTGCCCTTGGACCCAAATATCGGAAAGATGCTTCTCATGGGTTCCATATTCCAGTGCCTTAATCCAGCATTAACAATTGCTGCTGCTCTTGCATATCGTGACCCATTTGTCCTTCCAATTAATAGGAAAGAGGAAGCTGATGCAGCGAAAAGATCTTTTGCTGGTGATTCCTGCAG CGACCACATTGCACTTCTCAAAGCATTTGAAGGATGGAAGGCTGCTAAACGCAATGGGGCTGAAAGGGCTTTCTGCTGGGAGAATTTCTTGTCAATGGTGACCCTACAAATGATGGATGATATGAGGAAACAGTTTCTAGATCTTCTATCAGACATCGGTTTTGTTGATAAATCACATGGCGCCAAT GCTTATAATAAATACAGTGATGATTTGGAAATGGTATGTGCAATCCTCTGTGCTGGGCTCTATCCAAATGTGGTGCAATGCAAACGAAGAGGGAAGAGGACAGCTCTTTACACTAAAGAAGTTGGAAAAGTTGATATTCACCCTGCATCTGTAAATGCTGGTGTTCATCTTTTTCCTCTTCCTTACATGGTTTACAGTGAAAAGGTCAAAACCACCAGCATTTACATGAGAGACTCAACAAACATATCAGATTATGCTCTACTAATGTTTGGTGGCAGCCTCATTCCAAGCAAAAGTGGAAATGGAATTGAAATGCTTGGGGGATATCTTCACTTTTCTGCATCAGAGAGCATATTAGACTTGATAAGG AAATTACGTGGGGAACTTGACAAGCTTCTGAACAGGAAGATTGAGGAGCCTGGGCTAGACATATCCTCCGAAGGACAGGGAGTAGTTGCCGCCGTTGTGGAGTTGCTACATAATCAAAATGTCCGATACTAG